The Streptomyces liliiviolaceus sequence GACTGTGGTGGATCCCCGCAGGTCGTACCCCCAGTGGCCGGTGCGATCGTCGACGAGGGGCAGTCCCCGGCCCAGGTCGTCCTGCGCGGTCGGCGCCCACGCGTCCGCGAGGTGGCGAGACAGCCGCTCCGCCCCGGACACCGCAGACCGCCACAGACGCCGCAGGCACCGCAGGCACCGCAGGCACCGCAGACGAGGAAATCAGTGGTGGATTCTCTGGCTAGCGTTCGGGGCCCTGACGATACTGGGCGGTGTCAGTAAGGAGAGGACGCCTGCTGAAGGGGTGTCCACGCGACTTGGGAGGCGAGTGGGCATGCCGGACAAGTCACGTGATGATCGGTTGGCTGCCGCTTTCGTCGAGCTCTCCGACACGCTGGTGCGGGACTTCGACGTGATCGGTTTCCTGCACACGCTCACCGAGCACTGTGTAGGACTGCTGGAGGTGCGGGCCGCGGGAGTCCTGCTGGCCACCCCGCAAGGACAGTTGGTGGACGCGGCCGCCTCGGACAACCACACCCGCAGGCTGGAGATGGACAGCATCGAGTGGGACGAGGGCCCCTGCCGGGACTGCTATCACTCCGGCGTTCAGGTCCCCGATGTGCCGCTGGACACGGAGGCAGCCCGCGCGCGCTGGCCATGGTTCGCGCCACGAGCCCTGGAGATGGGCTTCACCTCGGTGGTGGCAGCCCCGCTGCGGCTACACGAACAGGTGATCGGCGCCCTCAACCTGTTCCGCGACCA is a genomic window containing:
- a CDS encoding GAF and ANTAR domain-containing protein encodes the protein MPDKSRDDRLAAAFVELSDTLVRDFDVIGFLHTLTEHCVGLLEVRAAGVLLATPQGQLVDAAASDNHTRRLEMDSIEWDEGPCRDCYHSGVQVPDVPLDTEAARARWPWFAPRALEMGFTSVVAAPLRLHEQVIGALNLFRDQSGPLDASQLRLGQALADTATIGILQQRAVAEQMNITAQLQAALDSRIIVEQAKGSLSQRRRVSVEEAFVLMRIHARDHQVRLTDIARQILDGTADASLLDRGH